A DNA window from Flavisolibacter ginsenosidimutans contains the following coding sequences:
- a CDS encoding glycosyltransferase family 2 protein: MNPVVSIIIPTYNSEATLEECLQSIVQQTYPHKEVIVIDGLSKDGTVSLLQKYQAQSSFITYVSEKDNGIYDAMNKGIDKAKGDYLLFLGSDDQLFSSNVLTEIFADAKNVDVDLIYGNVFFKHAKRIYSGESSLEKLIGEQISICHQAIFYKKEIFERIGKYDLKYFVHADYDLNVKCFEDATIKTKYIDKIITLYNERGLSGLQPNKDGFHDWLTLHYINKYVSPFALIIKMKKLSEELQDIKGSKAYKLANTLSSTLSRLRMLRRR, translated from the coding sequence ATGAACCCTGTTGTAAGCATCATAATTCCAACCTACAATTCAGAAGCAACGCTTGAAGAATGCCTGCAAAGCATCGTACAGCAAACCTATCCGCACAAAGAAGTTATAGTTATAGACGGCCTTTCAAAAGACGGTACGGTTTCGCTCTTGCAAAAGTATCAGGCGCAGTCTTCCTTCATCACTTATGTTTCCGAAAAAGACAACGGTATTTACGACGCTATGAACAAGGGCATAGACAAAGCGAAGGGTGACTACCTGCTTTTTTTGGGCAGCGACGATCAGCTTTTTTCTAGTAATGTGTTGACAGAGATTTTTGCCGACGCAAAGAACGTGGACGTTGATTTAATCTACGGCAATGTTTTTTTTAAGCATGCCAAAAGAATTTATTCCGGTGAATCGAGTTTGGAAAAGTTAATCGGTGAACAAATCAGCATCTGCCATCAGGCCATCTTCTACAAAAAAGAAATTTTTGAACGCATTGGCAAGTATGATTTGAAATACTTCGTTCACGCCGATTACGACTTGAACGTAAAATGTTTTGAAGACGCAACGATTAAAACAAAATACATTGACAAGATCATTACGTTATACAATGAACGCGGCCTGAGCGGCCTGCAACCAAACAAAGACGGCTTTCACGATTGGCTTACACTGCATTACATCAACAAGTATGTTTCGCCTTTTGCTTTAATCATAAAAATGAAAAAGCTAAGTGAAGAACTGCAGGACATTAAAGGCTCCAAAGCATACAAATTAGCCAACACTTTGTCAAGCACATTAAGCCGGTTACGAATGCTTCGGCGCCGGTAA
- the atpH gene encoding ATP synthase F1 subunit delta produces the protein MLNPRVASRYAKSLLDLAAEKGQLEPVHADMLYLQQLIKGSRDFLGLLRSPVIKADTKIKAINAVTAGKVSPITTVFIELMTSKAREAVLPEIITSFIQQYKEHKGIQTVKLTTAVPVSDALKNEIIAQVKKTGGFDKLELEETVDPNIIGGFVLQAGDKLIDASIAYDLKNISRQFENNDFIYKVR, from the coding sequence ATGTTGAACCCACGAGTTGCCTCCCGTTATGCGAAATCGCTGCTTGATTTAGCCGCTGAAAAAGGCCAGTTGGAGCCGGTGCACGCCGACATGCTTTACCTGCAACAACTGATTAAAGGCAGTCGCGATTTTTTAGGCTTGCTGCGCAGTCCCGTCATCAAGGCTGATACAAAAATTAAAGCTATAAACGCAGTTACAGCCGGCAAGGTTAGCCCGATTACGACCGTCTTTATTGAACTGATGACAAGCAAGGCCCGGGAGGCTGTTTTGCCCGAGATCATCACTTCTTTCATTCAGCAATATAAAGAACACAAAGGCATTCAAACCGTGAAGCTGACAACGGCGGTTCCGGTGAGCGACGCACTAAAAAATGAAATCATCGCACAAGTGAAAAAGACCGGCGGTTTTGACAAACTGGAATTAGAAGAAACCGTTGATCCGAACATCATTGGTGGCTTTGTGTTGCAGGCTGGCGACAAGCTGATTGACGCAAGCATTGCCTACGATTTAAAAAACATTTCACGTCAATTTGAGAACAACGATTTTATTTACAAAGTAAGATAG
- the atpA gene encoding F0F1 ATP synthase subunit alpha produces the protein MPEIKPDEISAILRQQLSGFNASADLEEVGTVLQMGDGIARVYGLGNVRAGELVEFENGVQGIALNLEEDNVGAVLMGEMGTLQEGSKVRRTGQIASIKVGEGMVGRVVNTLGEPIDGKGPISGERYEMPLERKAPGVIYREPVKEPLQTGIKAIDAMIPVGRGQRELVIGDRQTGKTAICLDTIINQKEFFEAGKPVYCIYVAIGQKASTIAGVMKTLQDAGAMAYTTIVAASASDPAPLQFYAPFAGAAIGEFFRDTGRPALIIYDDLSKQAVAYREVSLLLRRPPGREAYPGDVFYLHSRLLERAAKVIANDEVAKQMNDLPESIRHLVKGGGSLTALPIIETQAGDVSAYIPTNVISITDGQIFLESNLFNAGIRPAINVGISVSRVGGNAQIKSMKKVAGTLKLDQALYRELEAFSKFGGDLDAATKNVIDKGARNVEILKQPQYSPVPVEKQVAIIYLGTQGLLRDVPVSKVREFEEQFLMEMESKLPDVLQQFKKGALPDDGIAKMVELANGIIPQYKK, from the coding sequence ATGCCAGAAATAAAACCAGATGAAATAAGTGCCATCCTGCGCCAGCAGTTGAGCGGCTTTAACGCCAGCGCCGACCTGGAAGAAGTGGGAACCGTTTTGCAAATGGGCGACGGCATTGCCCGTGTGTACGGCCTCGGAAACGTTCGCGCCGGCGAGCTGGTGGAATTTGAAAACGGCGTGCAAGGCATTGCCCTGAACCTGGAGGAAGACAATGTGGGTGCGGTATTAATGGGAGAAATGGGCACACTGCAGGAAGGTTCGAAAGTGCGCCGCACCGGACAAATTGCCTCCATTAAAGTGGGCGAAGGCATGGTGGGTCGCGTGGTGAATACCCTCGGCGAACCCATTGACGGCAAAGGCCCCATCTCCGGCGAACGCTATGAAATGCCGCTGGAACGCAAAGCTCCAGGGGTGATCTATCGCGAGCCAGTGAAAGAGCCGCTGCAAACGGGTATCAAAGCCATTGATGCGATGATTCCCGTAGGCCGTGGTCAACGTGAATTGGTAATTGGTGACCGCCAGACTGGTAAAACAGCTATCTGTCTTGACACCATCATCAACCAAAAAGAATTCTTTGAAGCGGGCAAGCCCGTTTACTGTATCTACGTTGCCATCGGTCAAAAAGCATCCACCATTGCCGGTGTGATGAAGACTTTGCAGGATGCGGGTGCAATGGCCTACACCACTATTGTTGCAGCATCTGCATCTGACCCTGCGCCGTTGCAGTTCTACGCGCCGTTTGCGGGTGCGGCCATTGGTGAGTTTTTCCGCGACACCGGACGTCCGGCCCTGATTATTTATGATGACCTTTCCAAACAGGCCGTTGCTTACCGCGAAGTATCCTTGTTGTTGCGTCGTCCGCCGGGCCGCGAGGCTTATCCTGGTGACGTATTCTATTTGCACAGCCGCTTGTTGGAACGTGCGGCCAAAGTGATTGCGAATGACGAAGTAGCAAAGCAAATGAACGACTTGCCCGAAAGCATTCGTCACTTGGTAAAAGGCGGTGGTTCGTTAACGGCGTTGCCGATCATTGAAACGCAGGCCGGTGACGTATCGGCTTACATTCCAACAAACGTGATCTCTATCACTGACGGGCAGATCTTCCTTGAATCAAACTTGTTTAACGCGGGTATTCGTCCGGCCATTAACGTGGGTATCTCTGTAAGCCGCGTGGGCGGTAACGCACAAATCAAGTCCATGAAGAAAGTGGCCGGTACGTTGAAGCTTGATCAGGCTTTGTACCGTGAGCTGGAAGCCTTCTCGAAATTTGGCGGCGACCTTGACGCGGCCACGAAGAACGTAATTGACAAGGGAGCCCGCAACGTGGAAATTTTGAAGCAGCCGCAGTACTCGCCGGTGCCGGTGGAAAAGCAAGTGGCCATTATTTATTTGGGCACGCAAGGCTTGCTGCGCGACGTTCCCGTAAGCAAGGTGAGAGAATTTGAAGAACAATTCCTGATGGAAATGGAAAGCAAATTGCCTGATGTGTTGCAACAGTTTAAGAAAGGCGCACTGCCCGATGACGGCATTGCCAAAATGGTGGAACTGGCAAACGGCATCATTCCACAGTACAAAAAATGA
- the atpF gene encoding F0F1 ATP synthase subunit B produces MRLLTPELGLIFWTALAFIIVFIVLRKFAWGPILKSLDQREKTIADSLESADRVKREMAQLKNENEELMARAREERSLMLKEARDTKDRIVNEAKEQAKTEANKIIAEAQQQINAQKMAAITEVKNQVGKLVVEVTEKVLRKELAGKDAQEAHIKAMVDDVKLN; encoded by the coding sequence ATGCGTTTACTGACACCGGAATTAGGGTTGATCTTTTGGACGGCGCTGGCCTTTATTATTGTGTTCATCGTGCTGCGCAAGTTCGCCTGGGGCCCGATTTTAAAATCACTTGACCAGCGTGAAAAAACCATTGCTGATTCGTTGGAAAGTGCCGACCGCGTAAAGCGTGAAATGGCGCAACTGAAAAACGAGAACGAAGAGCTGATGGCCAGGGCCCGTGAAGAAAGAAGCCTGATGCTGAAAGAAGCCCGCGATACAAAAGACCGCATTGTGAACGAGGCAAAAGAGCAAGCAAAAACCGAAGCCAATAAAATCATTGCCGAAGCGCAACAACAAATCAATGCGCAAAAAATGGCGGCCATCACGGAAGTAAAAAACCAGGTAGGCAAGTTGGTAGTGGAAGTAACCGAAAAAGTGCTGCGCAAAGAACTGGCCGGCAAAGACGCCCAGGAAGCCCACATCAAAGCGATGGTGGACGATGTAAAACTGAATTAA
- the atpB gene encoding F0F1 ATP synthase subunit A has protein sequence MALRRIKSLSVAVFSVLLVFFSYTSFAQGDPDSNSKLQREDKMPEKADEKGGAGEKKGAFDANEVIFGHVMDAHQFHFFSWVGGGGEQHHAVIPLPVLLYEPGRGFAFFSSGNFHHGEEAYDGYRIVTESYRENLKAKGMGEDQIRLLQDEQIVAVDNNGNPIDRKVYDFSITRNVVQMFIALALLVWLMLSIAKRYSTGQGITSAPKGWQNAIEPVVQFIRDEVAKPNMGPHYRKYMPLLLTLFFFILINTAFGLIPGSANVTGNIAFTFVLGIISFLVITFSGNGHYWKHIFWPPVPHGIKPLMILVEILSMFTKPFALIVRLFANMLAGHIIIICLVSLIFIFGHLSTGVGLGFSPISIAFAVFIYVIEILVAFIQAFIFTNLTAVFIGQATEDGHHTVESAHNGEPPTEPLIL, from the coding sequence ATGGCTTTAAGGCGAATCAAATCCTTGTCTGTAGCGGTTTTTAGCGTATTGTTGGTGTTCTTTTCTTATACGTCCTTTGCCCAAGGCGACCCCGATAGCAATAGCAAACTGCAACGCGAAGACAAAATGCCCGAGAAAGCTGATGAAAAAGGCGGCGCAGGCGAGAAGAAAGGCGCCTTTGATGCCAACGAAGTCATCTTCGGTCACGTGATGGATGCCCACCAGTTTCACTTTTTCTCTTGGGTTGGCGGCGGCGGCGAACAGCATCATGCGGTCATTCCCCTGCCTGTTTTGCTTTATGAACCCGGACGAGGCTTTGCTTTTTTTAGTTCAGGAAATTTTCACCACGGCGAAGAAGCTTACGACGGATACCGCATCGTTACCGAAAGTTACCGCGAAAACCTGAAGGCAAAAGGCATGGGAGAAGATCAAATCCGCCTTTTGCAGGACGAGCAAATTGTTGCCGTTGACAACAATGGAAATCCGATTGACCGCAAGGTGTACGATTTTTCCATTACCCGCAACGTGGTGCAAATGTTCATCGCTCTCGCTCTTTTGGTTTGGCTGATGCTTTCCATTGCCAAACGTTACAGCACTGGCCAAGGCATTACCTCGGCGCCAAAGGGTTGGCAAAACGCCATCGAACCCGTGGTGCAATTCATTCGCGACGAAGTGGCAAAGCCAAACATGGGCCCCCATTACAGGAAGTACATGCCGCTTCTGCTGACACTCTTCTTTTTCATTTTAATCAACACGGCCTTTGGCTTAATTCCCGGTTCGGCCAACGTAACGGGCAACATTGCCTTTACGTTTGTTTTAGGCATCATCTCTTTTCTGGTAATCACGTTCAGCGGTAACGGACATTACTGGAAACACATTTTTTGGCCGCCGGTGCCGCACGGCATCAAGCCCTTGATGATTTTGGTGGAGATACTTTCCATGTTCACAAAACCGTTCGCTTTAATCGTCCGTTTGTTTGCCAACATGTTGGCCGGTCACATCATCATTATTTGTTTGGTTTCGCTGATATTTATTTTCGGTCACCTGAGCACCGGCGTTGGTCTTGGCTTTTCGCCCATTTCCATTGCCTTTGCGGTATTCATTTACGTGATTGAAATTTTGGTGGCTTTCATCCAGGCCTTCATCTTCACCAACCTGACCGCGGTATTCATTGGTCAGGCCACCGAAGACGGGCATCATACGGTAGAAAGTGCGCACAACGGCGAGCCGCCAACGGAACCGCTGATTCTTTAA
- a CDS encoding RapZ C-terminal domain-containing protein, whose protein sequence is MQELINAVTQLYKTWCGSEPTSVDVIQQSGSDRRYFRLHGNECRTVIGTHGLNVPENEAFIYFSGQFHKKELHVPEIIAVSEDETVYLQEDFGDTSLMNILEEKGCVPEVYELFKESLYQLVRLQVKGDEGLNYEKCLTNKEFGKQAIMADLLYFKYYFLDALHKPYDKQRLIDDFEALSNYLTHTEYKYFMFRDFQSRNIMVTEDKQVHFIDYQGGMKGAPQYDVASMLWQARANLPDEWKTALLEEYMDSFENVISTTIDRDVFRSQYNGYVLIRLLQVLGAYGFRGLFERKAHFLTSIPQALKNLKWFVDNNNMGIAVPEFQKVLQLCIDNEIMARFTPVQADANTPLHVKICSFSYRKGIPEDKSVHGGGFVFDCRGIDNPGRHVEYKEIHGRDRPVMEYLERQTRMNDFLNSVFDIVDISVEEYIKRGFDHLTINFGCTGGQHRSVYAADATARHLRNKYKVKIELCHREQEAKGWKNPLGSSYPALKKEDE, encoded by the coding sequence ATGCAAGAACTGATAAACGCCGTTACGCAATTGTACAAAACCTGGTGCGGAAGTGAACCCACAAGCGTAGATGTCATTCAGCAATCGGGCAGCGACCGCCGCTACTTTCGTTTGCACGGCAACGAATGCAGAACCGTTATCGGTACGCACGGGTTGAATGTGCCCGAGAACGAAGCATTTATTTATTTCTCCGGACAATTTCACAAAAAAGAATTGCATGTTCCGGAGATCATAGCCGTAAGCGAGGATGAAACGGTTTACTTGCAGGAAGACTTTGGCGATACGTCACTCATGAACATCCTGGAAGAGAAAGGCTGCGTGCCGGAGGTTTATGAGCTGTTCAAAGAAAGTTTGTATCAATTGGTCCGCCTGCAGGTAAAGGGCGACGAAGGCCTGAACTACGAAAAGTGTTTAACCAACAAGGAGTTTGGCAAGCAAGCCATCATGGCCGACCTGCTTTATTTTAAATACTATTTTCTGGATGCCTTGCACAAACCTTACGACAAGCAACGGCTGATTGACGACTTTGAAGCCTTAAGCAATTATCTCACGCATACCGAATACAAGTATTTTATGTTTCGTGATTTCCAAAGCCGGAACATCATGGTAACAGAGGATAAGCAAGTACACTTCATCGATTACCAGGGTGGCATGAAAGGCGCCCCGCAATACGACGTGGCCAGCATGTTGTGGCAGGCAAGAGCAAACCTTCCCGACGAATGGAAAACAGCTTTGCTGGAAGAGTACATGGATTCCTTTGAAAACGTTATCAGCACAACGATTGACCGCGATGTTTTTCGCAGCCAATACAACGGCTATGTTTTGATACGCCTGTTGCAGGTGCTGGGTGCTTACGGCTTTCGGGGCTTGTTTGAACGTAAGGCGCATTTCTTAACCTCCATTCCGCAAGCGCTAAAAAACCTAAAATGGTTTGTTGACAACAACAACATGGGCATTGCGGTGCCGGAGTTCCAAAAGGTGTTGCAACTTTGTATTGACAATGAAATTATGGCCCGCTTTACGCCGGTGCAGGCTGATGCAAACACACCACTCCACGTAAAAATTTGCTCCTTCTCTTACCGCAAAGGCATACCCGAAGACAAGAGCGTTCACGGTGGTGGTTTTGTGTTCGACTGCCGCGGCATTGACAACCCGGGTCGTCACGTGGAGTACAAAGAAATTCACGGCCGCGACCGGCCCGTGATGGAATACCTCGAGCGGCAAACACGCATGAATGATTTTTTAAATTCTGTTTTCGACATCGTGGACATTTCGGTGGAAGAATACATTAAACGCGGGTTTGATCACCTAACGATAAACTTTGGCTGTACCGGCGGTCAACACCGGAGCGTGTACGCGGCCGATGCCACGGCAAGGCACTTGCGCAACAAATACAAAGTGAAGATTGAACTCTGTCACCGCGAGCAAGAAGCGAAAGGGTGGAAGAATCCTTTGGGTTCATCGTACCCCGCTTTAAAAAAAGAAGACGAATGA
- a CDS encoding M1 family metallopeptidase, which translates to MKKTMLALLANFGLLIVFAQTPTSTVSKFNPKALWDLQFYPTAPNEYRSANGAPGPKYWQNRADYKLNVTLDTTQHKVSGEVEISYTNNSPDNLNYLWLYVEQNIYRADSRNASSPAGTGGRYTNAMFTQGDVIKSISVEVDGKKFTPQYNVTDTRMQVWLPQALKAAGAKAKLNIAYEFTIPEYGTDRMGRLKTANGWIYTIAQWYPRMCVYDDIQGWNTNPYLGQGEFYLEYGDFDYSITAPSNLIIVGSGELQNEKDVLTSQQIERLKEARNSDKTVVIRNVAEVTNPKSRPSGANLTWRFKIQAARDAVWGASRAFVWDAAKMNLPSGKKALAMSVYPVESIKQNGWQRSTEFIKASIEYNSQKWFEYSYPVAVNVAGIVGGMEYPGIVFCSYQSTGADLWGVVDHEFGHNWFPMVVGSNERKYAWMDEGFNTFINGLSTKAFNKGEFANFSYFAGEEMLKFTFNDKMDPLFTTADAITEFNLGTAAYDKPAKMLNALRDVVLGPERFDRAFREYIATWAYKHPTPWDFFRSMENAGGEDLAWFWRSWVFNNYKFDVAVKSVSQTGTAPQTGYAITLQNVEQMAMPVPVLIKEANGKTQSLTIPVEAWMRGSETTFYVYPDSKITEVVLDPEKKLPDLNRKNNGWKPAM; encoded by the coding sequence ATGAAAAAAACAATGCTGGCCTTGTTGGCCAATTTTGGTTTGTTGATCGTGTTTGCGCAAACACCAACAAGTACCGTTTCCAAGTTCAATCCGAAAGCCCTTTGGGATTTGCAGTTTTATCCCACCGCACCCAACGAATACCGCTCGGCCAACGGTGCTCCGGGACCGAAGTATTGGCAAAACCGCGCCGATTACAAGTTGAACGTTACGCTTGACACAACACAGCACAAGGTTTCCGGCGAGGTTGAAATCAGTTACACCAACAACAGTCCCGACAACCTTAATTATTTGTGGCTTTACGTCGAACAAAATATTTATCGCGCCGACAGCCGCAACGCATCATCACCCGCAGGCACAGGTGGACGTTACACAAACGCGATGTTTACCCAAGGCGATGTAATTAAATCCATCTCGGTTGAAGTGGACGGGAAGAAATTTACGCCGCAGTACAACGTCACCGATACACGCATGCAGGTATGGTTGCCGCAAGCCTTGAAGGCGGCAGGCGCAAAAGCAAAACTGAACATCGCTTACGAATTTACCATTCCGGAATACGGCACCGACCGCATGGGACGATTAAAAACGGCGAACGGCTGGATTTATACCATCGCTCAATGGTACCCGCGCATGTGCGTGTACGATGACATCCAGGGATGGAATACAAATCCGTATTTGGGTCAGGGTGAGTTTTATTTGGAATACGGCGATTTCGATTACAGCATTACCGCACCATCTAATTTAATCATCGTTGGTTCGGGCGAATTGCAAAATGAAAAGGATGTTTTGACATCGCAACAAATAGAGCGATTGAAAGAAGCCCGCAACAGCGACAAGACCGTTGTTATTCGCAACGTTGCAGAAGTAACCAATCCGAAGTCGAGGCCTTCTGGTGCAAACCTTACATGGCGCTTTAAAATTCAGGCCGCAAGAGACGCGGTTTGGGGTGCATCAAGAGCCTTTGTATGGGACGCAGCAAAAATGAATTTGCCCAGCGGCAAAAAAGCATTGGCCATGAGCGTTTATCCCGTTGAAAGCATCAAGCAAAACGGTTGGCAACGCAGTACGGAATTCATCAAAGCTTCCATTGAATACAATTCGCAAAAATGGTTTGAATACTCCTATCCTGTTGCGGTGAACGTGGCGGGCATTGTGGGCGGCATGGAATATCCGGGCATTGTGTTTTGCAGTTATCAATCAACCGGCGCCGATTTGTGGGGCGTGGTTGATCATGAATTTGGTCACAACTGGTTTCCCATGGTGGTGGGCAGCAACGAACGCAAATATGCCTGGATGGACGAAGGCTTCAATACATTTATCAACGGTCTTTCTACAAAAGCCTTCAACAAAGGCGAGTTTGCAAACTTCTCCTATTTCGCAGGCGAAGAAATGCTGAAGTTCACCTTTAACGACAAGATGGACCCGCTCTTTACCACAGCCGATGCCATCACCGAATTTAACCTGGGCACAGCCGCTTACGACAAGCCTGCGAAAATGCTGAATGCCTTGCGCGACGTGGTTTTGGGGCCAGAACGCTTTGACCGTGCATTCAGAGAATATATTGCGACCTGGGCTTACAAACATCCAACACCCTGGGATTTTTTCCGCTCCATGGAAAATGCCGGCGGTGAAGATTTGGCCTGGTTCTGGCGCAGTTGGGTGTTTAACAATTACAAGTTTGATGTAGCGGTAAAAAGCGTATCGCAAACAGGAACGGCTCCCCAAACCGGCTATGCCATCACCTTACAAAACGTAGAGCAAATGGCGATGCCGGTGCCGGTATTGATTAAAGAAGCAAACGGGAAAACGCAATCGCTGACCATTCCCGTTGAAGCCTGGATGCGCGGCAGCGAAACAACATTTTATGTTTATCCCGACAGCAAAATCACCGAGGTGGTTCTTGATCCGGAGAAAAAACTACCGGACTTAAACAGAAAGAACAACGGGTGGAAGCCGGCGATGTAA
- the atpE gene encoding ATP synthase F0 subunit C encodes MSLLFTLVSTVAWANAGGAIGAGLAAIGAGIGIGQIGRGAVESIARQPEASNDIRANMILTAAFIEGVALFAVIAGILAMFV; translated from the coding sequence ATGAGTTTACTTTTCACTTTGGTAAGCACGGTAGCATGGGCAAATGCCGGTGGTGCTATTGGCGCTGGCCTGGCGGCCATCGGTGCCGGTATCGGTATCGGACAAATTGGTCGCGGTGCGGTAGAGTCTATTGCACGCCAGCCAGAAGCTTCTAACGACATCCGTGCAAACATGATCCTGACTGCAGCCTTCATTGAGGGTGTAGCGCTGTTTGCCGTAATTGCCGGTATTCTGGCGATGTTCGTTTAA
- a CDS encoding nucleotidyltransferase family protein, which produces MKAMIFAAGLGTRFKPWTDEHPKALAIVNGKSLLQRNVEYLRQYGIKDVVVNVHHFADQIVDAIEKANGWGSTITISDESNEVLETGGGLLKAKNYLAGESFLTINVDILTDVNLTAFISYHQQQSADITLGVTNRTTSRYLLFNENSRLCGWRNISTGAERISFHSDNYIQKAYSGLALFEPSIFNAVKQTGKFSLIDVYLSLASTHKIIGYDHSESRVLDVGKPESVALAESMFP; this is translated from the coding sequence ATGAAAGCCATGATCTTTGCCGCAGGTTTGGGCACACGCTTCAAACCCTGGACTGACGAACATCCGAAAGCTTTAGCGATCGTAAACGGAAAAAGTTTATTGCAACGCAACGTTGAATACTTGCGGCAATACGGTATCAAAGATGTTGTTGTAAACGTTCACCATTTCGCGGATCAAATTGTTGATGCGATTGAAAAGGCAAATGGCTGGGGAAGCACCATCACCATCAGCGATGAAAGCAACGAAGTATTGGAAACCGGTGGCGGTTTGTTGAAAGCTAAAAATTATTTAGCAGGCGAAAGTTTTCTTACCATCAACGTTGATATCCTCACCGATGTTAATCTCACCGCTTTCATCAGTTATCACCAACAGCAAAGTGCAGACATAACGTTAGGTGTTACAAATCGTACAACAAGCCGCTATCTTCTTTTTAATGAAAACAGCCGTTTGTGCGGCTGGCGAAATATTTCAACAGGAGCAGAACGCATTTCTTTTCACTCCGACAACTACATTCAAAAAGCTTATAGCGGATTAGCACTTTTCGAACCATCGATTTTTAATGCCGTCAAGCAAACCGGGAAATTTTCGTTGATTGACGTTTATCTTTCGCTTGCATCAACACACAAGATTATCGGTTATGATCACAGCGAAAGCCGCGTACTGGATGTAGGCAAACCCGAAAGCGTCGCTCTTGCCGAATCAATGTTTCCTTAA
- a CDS encoding T9SS type A sorting domain-containing protein: protein MATSVLNFLKKNTGKALLGASLLASNLLQAQTGNAIAGYDYLGSCMVSGQPHYYYVSKGEALWPAANTAAMTIANGQGYLATLTSQGENDCVYNLYKTYLITSGLGQPSVNYTPGNPAGEGSYYDKRNPWIGLTDQASEGTFLWSNGENCSDFRNWDCGTTPSPFNGLLCEPNNVVKGGNSNGEDYVQLLAFGDGPDNSAGGLGRKHQGFWNDWFNTESQLYIVEFGPNTCLGNEGCTPGFWKNHPAVWPASYSANDLASMYFTFPNGTGSSTCNLTSFGSQTLMQSLQGGGGPGINGAVTILIRAAVAGLLNAADPRVDYPLSPVQLQNMVNAALATCDRNQILALGTTIDGYNNLGCPIDAHGNPTTTSRSSDPASMGLSNAFTVSGYPNPSRSSFNIQVSGVSTENVSIRVTDMTGRLIEQRTSVPANQTIQIGSTYRAGLYYIEVSQGAAKQQLKMVKQ from the coding sequence ATGGCAACTTCAGTACTCAATTTTCTGAAGAAGAACACAGGGAAAGCTCTGCTCGGCGCTTCCTTGTTAGCATCCAATCTTCTTCAAGCCCAAACGGGCAATGCAATCGCTGGTTATGATTATCTCGGTTCTTGTATGGTGAGCGGACAACCACACTATTATTACGTATCAAAAGGTGAAGCTCTCTGGCCAGCTGCTAATACGGCCGCGATGACGATCGCCAACGGACAAGGTTATTTGGCTACCCTTACCTCACAGGGGGAAAACGATTGCGTGTATAACTTGTACAAAACTTATCTCATTACCAGTGGTCTTGGACAGCCTTCTGTAAACTACACGCCAGGAAATCCAGCGGGTGAAGGTTCTTACTACGATAAGAGAAATCCCTGGATTGGATTGACTGACCAAGCTTCTGAGGGTACTTTCTTATGGTCTAACGGTGAAAATTGCAGCGACTTTAGAAATTGGGATTGCGGAACAACCCCTAGTCCCTTTAATGGATTATTATGTGAACCAAATAACGTTGTAAAGGGCGGCAATTCAAACGGTGAAGACTATGTTCAATTGTTGGCGTTTGGTGACGGGCCGGATAACAGTGCCGGCGGTTTGGGAAGAAAGCACCAAGGTTTTTGGAACGACTGGTTTAACACTGAATCACAGCTCTACATTGTAGAATTTGGACCCAACACTTGTTTGGGTAACGAAGGTTGCACTCCTGGCTTCTGGAAAAATCATCCTGCTGTTTGGCCGGCTAGTTATTCGGCAAATGATCTTGCCAGTATGTATTTCACCTTCCCGAATGGCACGGGTTCCTCTACATGCAACTTGACCTCATTTGGCAGCCAAACCTTGATGCAATCACTGCAAGGCGGCGGTGGCCCTGGTATCAACGGCGCGGTTACTATCTTGATACGTGCCGCAGTTGCGGGCTTGTTAAACGCCGCTGATCCCCGCGTAGACTATCCATTGAGCCCTGTACAATTACAGAACATGGTGAACGCTGCCCTTGCTACATGCGACAGGAATCAAATATTGGCCTTGGGAACTACAATTGACGGCTATAACAACCTCGGTTGCCCAATTGACGCACACGGAAATCCGACAACAACCTCGCGAAGCAGTGACCCGGCTTCAATGGGACTTAGCAACGCCTTTACGGTTAGCGGTTACCCCAACCCGTCAAGAAGCAGCTTCAACATCCAGGTGAGCGGTGTTTCAACAGAAAACGTTTCCATTAGAGTTACCGACATGACCGGCCGTTTGATTGAGCAACGCACAAGCGTTCCTGCTAATCAAACCATTCAAATCGGCAGCACATACCGTGCAGGTTTGTATTACATCGAAGTATCTCAGGGCGCGGCCAAGCAACAACTGAAAATGGTGAAACAATAA